A region from the Caldicellulosiruptor naganoensis genome encodes:
- a CDS encoding SDR family NAD(P)-dependent oxidoreductase yields MRKDFWKDKTIIITGATSGLGKEMTKILLEKGAKVVAISRSEESLKGLQNELIMFSKNLFLIKADVRFKKDCEDAFKTIKDKLKTADFLINNAGIGLRCEVEEIDVLDLKKVFDTNFFGAFYMMKYGIAFFKEQGGGTIVNVCSLGVKRPVPFTSGYTASKAALSAIADVARMELKKYNINVLNAYPGSISTSFRKKALGKPYPEDEVRLSRLSPDVAAGRIIKGIEKNRKEIYTSKKDYIFVLFTRLFPHLSDFIVEKVFEKRLKRL; encoded by the coding sequence ATGAGAAAAGACTTTTGGAAAGATAAGACCATCATCATTACAGGGGCAACATCTGGTCTTGGGAAGGAAATGACAAAGATTTTACTTGAAAAAGGTGCAAAAGTTGTTGCCATTTCAAGGTCAGAAGAGTCTTTAAAAGGGCTTCAGAATGAACTCATAATGTTTTCGAAAAATCTCTTTTTAATAAAGGCTGATGTGCGCTTTAAAAAAGATTGTGAAGATGCTTTTAAGACCATAAAAGATAAGCTAAAAACGGCAGATTTCTTAATTAACAACGCAGGAATTGGCTTGAGATGTGAAGTGGAAGAAATAGATGTTCTTGATCTTAAAAAGGTATTTGATACTAACTTTTTTGGTGCTTTTTACATGATGAAGTATGGAATAGCCTTTTTTAAAGAACAAGGAGGAGGCACAATTGTGAATGTTTGTTCGCTTGGTGTAAAAAGACCTGTGCCATTCACAAGCGGATATACAGCATCAAAGGCAGCACTTTCAGCTATAGCTGATGTTGCAAGAATGGAGCTTAAAAAATATAACATAAATGTTTTAAATGCATATCCAGGTTCTATTTCAACAAGCTTTAGAAAAAAAGCTTTAGGAAAGCCATATCCAGAAGATGAAGTTCGGCTTTCAAGGCTTTCGCCGGATGTTGCTGCAGGAAGAATTATCAAAGGTATAGAGAAGAACAGAAAAGAGATATACACATCTAAAAAAGACTATATATTTGTGCTTTTTACCCGCCTTTTTCCACACCTTTCAGATTTTATCGTAGAAAAAGTGTTTGAAAAGAGGTTAAAAAGATTGTAA
- a CDS encoding MBL fold metallo-hydrolase codes for MRAKILVNNWTFKGGYLAEHGLSILVIKDDKKILFDCGQTNAIVKNIEKMGVGFDFDAVVLSHAHYDHTGGLKFLIERTDCNIWVHNGFFEKKFAKREGEYKFIGENFEALDMARFKIVNEDVYEMFDGIFVVNVTSGKESNEFYILKDGRFQSDLFLEEQSLVVKEDNKLILIVGCSHNGIENIIEKVEKCFSKSIFAVIGGFHSKDFQQDDLQRLCEFFREKRIYKLVPLHCSGAEALIYFGNKIANKLKVCGVGDVFEI; via the coding sequence TTGAGAGCCAAAATTCTTGTCAACAACTGGACGTTCAAAGGTGGGTATTTAGCAGAGCATGGTCTTTCAATTTTGGTTATAAAAGATGACAAAAAGATTTTGTTTGACTGTGGGCAGACAAATGCCATTGTGAAAAACATTGAAAAGATGGGTGTGGGCTTTGATTTTGATGCTGTAGTCCTTAGCCATGCGCATTATGACCACACAGGTGGTCTTAAATTTCTTATTGAAAGAACAGATTGTAATATTTGGGTGCACAATGGATTTTTTGAGAAAAAGTTTGCCAAAAGAGAAGGGGAGTATAAATTTATAGGTGAAAATTTTGAAGCGCTTGACATGGCAAGGTTTAAGATTGTCAATGAAGATGTCTATGAGATGTTTGATGGTATTTTTGTGGTGAATGTTACCTCAGGTAAAGAATCTAATGAGTTTTATATTCTCAAAGATGGTCGGTTTCAAAGCGATTTGTTTTTAGAAGAACAATCTCTTGTAGTTAAGGAAGATAACAAACTTATACTTATTGTTGGCTGCAGTCATAATGGAATTGAGAATATTATAGAAAAAGTGGAAAAATGCTTTTCTAAAAGTATCTTTGCAGTTATCGGTGGATTTCATTCAAAGGACTTTCAACAAGATGATTTGCAAAGACTTTGTGAGTTTTTCAGGGAAAAGAGAATCTATAAACTTGTACCTCTTCACTGCTCTGGCGCAGAAGCATTGATTTATTTTGGTAACAAAATAGCAAATAAGTTAAAGGTTTGTGGTGTGGGAGATGTGTTTGAAATATAA
- a CDS encoding amidohydrolase family protein: MIIDFHTHCFPDDLAPRAMSKLSQISGMPYYHNGTLSGLKKFAKKAGVDICVVLPIATKPQQTRTINRWALSVMEENEDIICFGTVHPEFDEWQQEIEWLKSKGFKGVKFHPDYQDFFVDDKKMYPIYDAIAKNNMIILFHCGVDPVFMPPYHCTPKKLHKVLKDFSGAKIVAAHMGGYRFFGETLEYLIGEDVYLDTSFFFGEVDIQNPEEVFRSHGIDKILFATDSPWKDQKREVEYVNSLRLSEEEKEKIFWKNAQQLLGLKIVHRAS, from the coding sequence ATGATTATTGACTTTCACACCCACTGTTTTCCAGATGACTTGGCACCAAGAGCAATGTCAAAGCTTTCACAAATTTCTGGTATGCCATATTATCACAACGGTACTTTGTCAGGTTTGAAAAAGTTTGCTAAAAAAGCTGGAGTTGACATATGTGTGGTTTTGCCCATTGCAACAAAACCTCAGCAAACAAGAACAATAAACAGATGGGCTTTGTCTGTGATGGAAGAAAATGAGGACATAATTTGTTTTGGCACAGTTCATCCTGAGTTTGATGAGTGGCAGCAAGAAATTGAATGGTTAAAATCAAAAGGTTTTAAGGGAGTAAAATTTCACCCTGATTATCAGGATTTTTTTGTGGATGATAAAAAGATGTATCCAATCTATGATGCTATTGCAAAAAACAATATGATTATACTTTTTCACTGCGGAGTTGACCCGGTTTTTATGCCACCTTACCATTGTACACCAAAAAAGCTTCATAAGGTTCTAAAAGATTTTTCGGGCGCAAAGATAGTTGCAGCGCATATGGGTGGATATAGGTTTTTTGGTGAGACGCTTGAGTATTTGATAGGTGAAGATGTTTATCTTGATACATCCTTTTTCTTTGGTGAAGTTGATATACAAAATCCCGAAGAGGTTTTCAGAAGTCATGGGATAGATAAGATTTTGTTTGCAACAGACTCTCCATGGAAAGACCAGAAAAGAGAAGTTGAGTATGTAAATAGCTTAAGACTTTCTGAAGAAGAGAAAGAAAAGATTTTCTGGAAGAATGCACAGCAGCTACTTGGACTCAAAATTGTTCATAGGGCAAGCTAA
- a CDS encoding amidase domain-containing protein, with product MRRIFQKVVTKLLIPLIAFSLILWYNENAFAAVYVESENNNSFSTANSISCSDIIKGLIYQSTNPSQDKDYFKIYFNAGEIVAINFINPHPNVNYNISLYSPSQQLVASSTNSTGKNEFIRYSVANSGYFYILVSSSYGHSGSHYYSLQVLKSNYTNSNSLNTNYNRSAARSYTLKYAEKPNATYADFSNYGGDCTNFASQVLYAGSMPMIKSATSGIESNTDYWFYNTSTNRSTSWTGAEEFRRHWGNSNGYGRKRSYQIKILPVWYALENFKTEVYDFLKEGDIVQHINAYSSTYGRDASYHSQIVHDKTSANGIYDVLVAPHTSNDYNISLYNYLFYKCLKENWIILYKMSIN from the coding sequence ATGAGAAGGATTTTTCAAAAAGTTGTTACCAAACTTCTAATTCCTTTAATTGCTTTTTCATTGATTTTATGGTATAATGAAAATGCGTTTGCTGCTGTTTATGTTGAGTCAGAAAATAACAACAGTTTTTCCACCGCTAACTCAATAAGCTGCAGTGATATCATCAAAGGTTTAATTTATCAGTCTACCAATCCTTCTCAAGATAAAGACTACTTTAAAATCTACTTTAATGCAGGCGAAATTGTTGCCATCAATTTTATAAACCCTCATCCAAATGTTAACTATAATATTTCTCTATACAGTCCTTCACAGCAGCTGGTTGCTTCTTCAACTAACTCAACTGGCAAAAATGAGTTTATTCGATACTCTGTGGCAAACAGTGGGTATTTTTATATCTTAGTCTCAAGCTCTTATGGACATTCTGGTTCTCATTACTACAGCCTTCAAGTTCTGAAATCTAACTATACAAACTCAAACTCTTTAAATACTAACTACAATAGAAGCGCTGCAAGAAGTTATACTCTGAAATATGCTGAAAAACCAAACGCAACATACGCTGATTTCTCAAATTACGGCGGGGATTGCACAAACTTCGCATCACAGGTTCTTTATGCTGGTTCTATGCCTATGATTAAATCAGCAACATCAGGTATAGAATCTAATACAGATTACTGGTTTTACAACACATCAACAAATAGATCAACTTCTTGGACTGGTGCTGAAGAATTCAGAAGACACTGGGGTAACTCTAATGGATATGGTAGAAAACGTTCTTACCAGATTAAAATTTTGCCTGTCTGGTATGCTCTTGAAAACTTCAAAACTGAAGTTTATGATTTCTTAAAAGAAGGCGATATAGTTCAGCATATAAACGCTTATAGTTCTACTTATGGTCGTGATGCTTCTTATCATTCTCAGATCGTTCATGATAAAACTAGTGCAAATGGTATCTATGATGTATTAGTTGCTCCGCATACTTCTAACGATTATAATATTAGCTTGTATAATTACCTTTTTTACAAGTGTCTTAAAGAAAATTGGATTATTCTCTACAAAATGAGTATTAATTAA
- a CDS encoding GNAT family N-acetyltransferase, which yields MNNGETDTGCVCFGKSRDGEAGYGEIISLYVLPAYWSTRQGYELMNFALNRLKKQNFDYCHL from the coding sequence ATAAATAATGGAGAAACTGATACTGGATGTGTTTGTTTTGGTAAATCGCGTGATGGAGAAGCTGGATATGGAGAGATCATATCTCTATATGTTTTACCAGCATATTGGTCAACCAGGCAAGGTTATGAATTAATGAATTTTGCTTTAAATAGATTGAAAAAGCAAAATTTTGATTACTGTCACCTTTAG
- a CDS encoding ferritin-like domain-containing protein — translation MSKKIENILRFGMKMEKNAQDFYSFYANSLQDEGLKKLFEEFVKIEQEHYKYLENILKSLGSQEPPISISWVVDDQNKMVDPHILVDNSKILEADFSDLTILRLAYLIESDFAAFYKHAAEKVEDGNVKGLLLHLAKWEEEHEKYFKERYHSLMKKEWEEIDLF, via the coding sequence ATGAGCAAAAAGATCGAGAACATATTGAGGTTTGGAATGAAGATGGAGAAAAATGCGCAAGACTTTTATTCGTTCTATGCAAATAGCTTGCAAGATGAAGGGCTAAAAAAACTTTTTGAAGAGTTTGTAAAGATTGAGCAGGAACATTATAAGTATCTTGAGAATATTCTAAAAAGTCTGGGCAGCCAAGAACCACCAATTTCAATTTCATGGGTTGTAGATGACCAGAACAAAATGGTAGATCCGCATATATTAGTTGATAACTCCAAAATTTTGGAAGCTGACTTTTCAGACCTTACAATTTTAAGGCTTGCATACCTGATTGAAAGCGATTTTGCAGCATTTTATAAACACGCTGCTGAAAAAGTTGAAGATGGCAATGTAAAAGGTTTGCTTCTACATCTTGCCAAGTGGGAAGAGGAACATGAAAAATATTTCAAAGAAAGGTACCATAGCCTTATGAAAAAAGAGTGGGAAGAAATTGATTTGTTCTAA
- a CDS encoding papain-like cysteine protease family protein, protein MHLQKIQLRMLNFQLKKVSQAYSNWCWAAGCESILYYCKNYLGFGREATQWDIVKYIYGSYVNKPASLYDIQKALSHYGVGSSRMIPVSGWIISYGQIAEQIVNYRSPIGLVITATVSQNHFVVLNGIWQYFDSNGYLQNYIMIMDPAIGGVISIPDSELRDNDNYQDYLDAIRVFRPY, encoded by the coding sequence ATGCATTTGCAGAAAATACAATTACGTATGTTGAACTTCCAGTTAAAAAAGGTAAGTCAGGCATATTCAAATTGGTGCTGGGCAGCAGGGTGTGAGTCGATATTGTACTATTGCAAAAACTATTTAGGTTTTGGGAGAGAAGCAACACAGTGGGATATAGTGAAATATATTTATGGAAGCTATGTAAATAAACCTGCATCTCTTTATGATATACAAAAAGCACTGAGCCATTATGGTGTTGGCTCTTCACGCATGATACCAGTAAGTGGCTGGATAATTTCATATGGGCAAATTGCAGAGCAAATTGTAAATTACAGAAGTCCAATAGGATTAGTAATTACAGCAACAGTAAGTCAAAATCATTTTGTTGTTTTAAATGGTATATGGCAATATTTTGACTCAAATGGATATCTACAAAATTATATAATGATTATGGATCCAGCTATAGGTGGAGTAATTAGTATTCCTGATTCTGAGTTGAGGGATAATGACAATTACCAGGATTACTTAGATGCGATAAGAGTTTTTAGACCATATTGA
- a CDS encoding aspartate ammonia-lyase yields the protein MSRIEKDFLGSIELSDLELYGIHTKRAFANFNVSGKSVDKDLIKALVMVKKACAIANYEVGLLDEKIKDAIVFACDEILAGKYDDQFIVDRFQGGAGTSTNMNVNEVIANIALIHIGRKPGEYDIIHPINHVNMSQSTNDVYPTALRIATIWNVRELSEEIAELQKSLQKKEHEFEDVIKAGRTQLQDALPVTLGQEFGAYAQAISRDRWRLYKVEERLRVVNLGATAVGTGVNAPLKYIFKVIEILRNLTKIGLARSDYLMDATQNADVFVECSGLLKALAVNLSKIANDLRLLSSGPNTGFNEINLPAVQAGSSIMPGKVNPVIPELINTIAFQVMANDFAITLAAQAGQLELNAFLPLIANNLLESLKILKNGIKIFRQQCIDGITANKEKCLEYAKKTPAIAASLIDKIGYDKAAEIAKKAIIENKQIIDVVKDLNIMDEKEAQELLNPFEFIKFKE from the coding sequence ATGTCAAGAATAGAAAAAGATTTCTTGGGCAGTATTGAGCTTTCTGACCTTGAGCTTTATGGAATTCACACAAAACGCGCTTTTGCTAATTTCAATGTTTCTGGAAAGAGCGTTGACAAAGATTTAATAAAAGCGCTTGTCATGGTCAAAAAAGCGTGCGCAATTGCAAATTATGAAGTTGGTCTTTTGGATGAAAAAATTAAAGATGCTATTGTCTTTGCATGTGACGAAATTCTGGCAGGAAAATATGATGACCAGTTCATTGTAGACAGATTCCAGGGCGGTGCGGGAACATCTACAAATATGAATGTAAACGAAGTTATTGCCAATATAGCCTTAATTCACATTGGAAGAAAACCGGGTGAGTATGACATAATTCATCCAATCAACCATGTTAATATGTCACAGTCAACAAACGATGTGTACCCTACAGCCCTGCGAATTGCCACTATATGGAATGTAAGAGAGCTTTCAGAGGAAATAGCAGAACTTCAAAAAAGCCTTCAGAAAAAAGAGCATGAATTTGAAGATGTAATAAAGGCAGGAAGAACTCAGCTGCAGGATGCCCTGCCTGTAACACTTGGTCAGGAGTTTGGTGCATATGCCCAAGCCATTTCACGTGACAGATGGAGACTATACAAGGTTGAAGAGCGGCTAAGAGTTGTCAATCTTGGTGCAACTGCTGTTGGCACAGGAGTAAACGCACCTTTGAAATACATCTTTAAAGTGATAGAAATACTAAGAAACCTTACCAAAATTGGCTTGGCAAGATCCGACTATCTTATGGACGCAACACAGAACGCAGACGTTTTTGTTGAATGCTCTGGGCTTTTGAAAGCCTTGGCAGTAAATCTCTCAAAGATTGCAAATGATCTTCGTCTTCTTTCCTCTGGACCAAACACGGGCTTTAATGAGATAAACCTGCCAGCTGTTCAGGCAGGTTCAAGCATTATGCCAGGAAAGGTAAATCCCGTAATCCCTGAGCTTATAAACACAATAGCTTTTCAGGTGATGGCAAACGACTTTGCGATAACCTTAGCAGCGCAGGCTGGTCAGCTTGAGCTGAATGCTTTTTTACCTCTGATAGCAAACAATCTTCTTGAAAGTCTTAAAATTCTCAAAAACGGTATTAAAATTTTCAGGCAGCAGTGTATAGATGGTATAACAGCAAACAAAGAAAAATGTTTAGAGTATGCAAAAAAGACTCCTGCTATTGCAGCAAGTTTAATAGACAAGATTGGATATGACAAAGCTGCAGAAATTGCAAAAAAGGCAATTATTGAGAACAAGCAAATAATAGATGTTGTCAAAGATCTAAATATTATGGATGAAAAAGAAGCACAAGAGCTTTTGAATCCTTTTGAGTTTATAAAGTTTAAAGAATAA
- the hydF gene encoding [FeFe] hydrogenase H-cluster maturation GTPase HydF: MNTTPRSERLHIAIFGKRNAGKSSLINAITNQPIAIVSDMPGTTTDPVYKSMEILPLGPVVLIDTAGIDDVGELGKLRVEKTLEVLNKTDIAILVVSDIEDLTYEKQLVKLFDEKKVPRIGVLNKIDKDPNYKEKLSFLQSTLGMPFLAVSCATLKGIDELKSSLSKLVPDVGEDLRIVGDLINPGDFAVLVVPIDKAAPKGRLILPQQQTIRDILDCDAIAIVTKEYELKETIENLGKKPAIVITDSQAFLKVDADTPPDVPLTSFSILFARYKGDLVEFVEGVRKIKDLKPGDTVLIAEACTHHRQSDDIGTVKIPRWLRQIAGFDINFEWVSGYNYPKDLTKYKLIIHCGGCMITRREMLYRVELAKKQGVPITNYGLMIAYVHGILPRALKPFGIEFEY; this comes from the coding sequence ATGAACACAACACCGCGCAGTGAAAGGCTTCACATAGCTATATTTGGCAAGCGAAACGCTGGTAAGTCAAGCTTAATCAATGCCATTACAAACCAGCCAATTGCGATTGTATCTGACATGCCGGGCACGACAACAGACCCTGTCTATAAATCAATGGAGATTTTGCCGCTCGGGCCTGTTGTTTTGATTGACACAGCAGGAATTGATGATGTGGGTGAGCTTGGCAAGCTCAGGGTTGAAAAGACACTGGAGGTTTTGAACAAAACAGATATTGCAATCTTAGTGGTATCTGACATTGAGGATTTGACGTATGAAAAGCAGCTTGTAAAACTATTTGATGAGAAAAAAGTGCCAAGAATTGGTGTTTTGAATAAGATTGACAAAGACCCAAATTATAAAGAAAAACTTTCTTTTTTGCAGTCAACCTTGGGAATGCCATTTTTAGCTGTGTCATGTGCTACTTTAAAAGGAATTGATGAGCTAAAAAGTTCACTTTCAAAGCTTGTGCCAGATGTTGGAGAGGATTTGCGAATAGTAGGAGATTTGATAAACCCAGGCGACTTTGCAGTTTTAGTTGTGCCGATTGACAAAGCAGCCCCAAAAGGAAGATTGATTTTGCCTCAGCAGCAGACAATAAGAGATATTCTGGACTGTGATGCAATTGCAATTGTGACAAAGGAATACGAGCTTAAAGAAACTATCGAAAATCTTGGTAAAAAACCTGCAATTGTAATCACCGACTCGCAAGCTTTTTTAAAGGTTGACGCAGACACACCACCTGATGTTCCTCTTACATCTTTTTCAATTTTGTTTGCAAGATACAAAGGGGATTTGGTGGAGTTTGTTGAAGGAGTCAGGAAAATTAAAGATTTAAAACCTGGAGATACAGTCTTGATTGCAGAGGCATGTACACACCACAGGCAATCAGATGATATTGGAACTGTTAAAATTCCAAGATGGCTTCGCCAGATAGCTGGATTTGATATAAACTTTGAGTGGGTATCAGGCTACAATTATCCAAAAGACCTTACAAAGTACAAGCTTATAATCCACTGTGGTGGGTGCATGATAACACGAAGAGAAATGCTTTATAGAGTAGAACTTGCTAAAAAACAGGGTGTGCCAATAACAAACTATGGTCTAATGATTGCATATGTCCATGGAATCTTGCCAAGAGCATTAAAACCGTTTGGGATTGAGTTTGAATATTAA
- a CDS encoding SIMPL domain-containing protein — protein MNSKNITCVIVALILGISLTVSSYFLSNGLINLRAERKVITVTGSAKKQLRSDLVKWTGMYSVQAKDLKEAYKLLEESQKKVKDYFLSKGLSEKDLIFSSISTQTIYEMLPNGIYSTKVDSYKLSQSIQITSKDVDKITDLSRKSTELINSGVQFESMPPQYYYTKLADLKIQMLSLATEDAVRRAKQIAKSTGSSVERLKSASMGVFQITPLYSTEVSDYGINDTTSIDKEITAVVNCEFIIK, from the coding sequence TTGAATAGTAAAAATATTACCTGTGTTATTGTGGCTTTAATTTTAGGAATTTCTTTGACAGTTTCATCTTACTTTTTATCAAACGGGCTTATAAATCTAAGGGCAGAGAGAAAAGTCATTACAGTAACAGGTTCTGCAAAAAAACAGCTCAGGTCTGACCTTGTCAAGTGGACAGGGATGTATTCTGTGCAGGCAAAAGATTTAAAAGAAGCTTACAAACTTTTGGAAGAAAGTCAGAAGAAGGTGAAAGATTATTTCCTCTCTAAAGGACTTTCTGAAAAGGACTTGATTTTTTCTTCAATTTCAACTCAAACAATATACGAGATGCTTCCAAATGGAATATATTCAACAAAAGTTGATAGCTACAAGCTTTCGCAAAGCATTCAGATTACATCAAAAGATGTAGACAAGATTACAGATCTTTCTCGAAAGTCAACAGAGCTTATAAACTCCGGTGTTCAGTTTGAGTCTATGCCACCTCAGTATTATTATACAAAGCTTGCAGATTTGAAAATCCAGATGCTTTCTTTAGCGACAGAAGATGCTGTAAGAAGAGCAAAACAGATTGCAAAGAGCACAGGAAGTAGTGTTGAAAGATTAAAATCTGCTTCTATGGGTGTTTTCCAGATAACTCCGCTTTATTCAACTGAAGTTAGTGACTATGGAATAAATGATACAACATCAATAGATAAAGAAATAACTGCAGTTGTGAACTGTGAGTTTATAATAAAATAA
- a CDS encoding GNAT family N-acetyltransferase, which produces MIRKLSNADFKTLMDFVRKEKEWNIFIIGDILSFGFDSPVVEVWGEFDVISGNLKAVLLRYRRDLIFYSNSDSWDIDSFCNIILTTKCKVFSGKKDAVMPFLKALNVLNKREQLFMKLDSSVDKNKLELSQEEFEKVRVINKDNLEENLDKLELIVYLYQSIEEFLNPSTFEQLRQDVLMGRSRIYYIEEDGMVVSSARTSAEIADMAMVLSVCTMHEYRSRGYATMCMKRLCSDLIKEGKSLCLFCDNPKAANIYRKIGFQQIGTWVTLGL; this is translated from the coding sequence ATGATAAGGAAACTTTCAAATGCTGATTTTAAAACTCTTATGGATTTTGTCCGAAAGGAAAAAGAGTGGAATATTTTTATAATTGGCGATATTTTAAGTTTTGGTTTTGACTCACCAGTTGTTGAGGTTTGGGGAGAATTTGACGTTATCTCTGGGAATTTAAAAGCTGTTCTTCTTCGCTATCGCAGAGATTTGATCTTCTATTCAAATTCTGACAGCTGGGACATTGACTCATTTTGCAACATAATACTTACAACAAAGTGCAAGGTTTTTTCTGGCAAAAAGGATGCTGTTATGCCGTTTTTGAAAGCACTGAATGTGCTTAATAAAAGAGAGCAGCTTTTTATGAAGCTTGACAGCAGTGTAGATAAGAATAAATTAGAACTTTCTCAGGAAGAGTTTGAAAAGGTCAGGGTAATAAATAAGGATAATTTAGAAGAAAACCTTGACAAGCTTGAACTGATAGTATACTTATATCAGTCTATAGAAGAATTTTTAAATCCCTCAACGTTTGAACAGCTAAGACAGGATGTTTTGATGGGAAGAAGCAGGATATATTATATAGAAGAAGATGGGATGGTTGTATCATCTGCACGAACGAGTGCAGAAATTGCAGACATGGCAATGGTTTTAAGTGTTTGTACAATGCACGAGTATCGTTCAAGAGGATACGCTACTATGTGCATGAAAAGACTTTGCAGTGATTTGATAAAAGAGGGCAAATCGCTTTGCTTGTTTTGTGACAATCCAAAAGCTGCTAATATATACAGAAAGATTGGCTTTCAGCAGATTGGTACATGGGTAACATTGGGATTGTAA